AGATCTGTTTTCTATGTCACTTTCAACGGTTCAGAGCCTGCCTGACTTGTGTGGTTTAAAACTGCCcttaggtttttttaaagccaagcTACAAACTCAGGAGGAATGTTCCCACCTTGATGAACCAGGAATCCAGTCACTCTTCATCCcgtggcaggaaaaaaagatgtattttcacaAAGCTAACTGTAATAGTAGCATGAAGAACATGATTAAATCATTGTAAATGACGTACCTGTGACCTAATGCATTTGTAAAGAGAACAGGAGAGCCCTCCTGGTGTGCCTGTGGAAGCACCTTCTGGCTTTCTTCAAGACAGTGGTGGGCAGGGAGTGTTCATCATCTCTTTTAATTGGCAAGTTGATTTCGGAAAGAGGGAAATACGCGGGGCCAAAAGGAGCTACAGGGGAACCTCTAAACTAAGCCCCCAAGTTTGTTCTGCAGGAAAGCTTGCCCCTTCTCCAACTGTCTTTCCTTGTCCTCCAGCCGCTGCAACCCCAGGTTCTTGCGGAACTCGCGGCGGATGAAAGCGAGGTAGAAATCCTGGTCAGTGTAGCGCAGCCCACGGCCCTGGCGCAGCAGAGCCCGGTAGAGGGTCAGAACAGCCTCCC
Above is a window of Larus michahellis chromosome 1, bLarMic1.1, whole genome shotgun sequence DNA encoding:
- the MIURF gene encoding mitochondrial ribosome and complex I assembly factor AltMIEF1, which gives rise to MAAWSREAVLTLYRALLRQGRGLRYTDQDFYLAFIRREFRKNLGLQRLEDKERQLEKGQAFLQNKLGGLV